A genome region from Hydrogenoanaerobacterium saccharovorans includes the following:
- the yunB gene encoding sporulation protein YunB, with translation MQSYRQRRKRIELVKIMTIITAILLAVVLLDMKIRPSVETMAAYQARLFAIRSINDAVAEELASKNITYDSLIKLSTTAGGTVTAIETDMLSLNRLKVGITDAVVHKLNALETANLKIPLGTLFGGQIFSGRGPSINFRILNAGYVQSDIMNQFDSAGINQTRHQIMLKITIHITALLPGYSANTEVTTNVTLAETIIVGVVPDAFTKVTGDEGSTISKLNDYRADKAAE, from the coding sequence ATGCAAAGCTACAGGCAAAGACGTAAAAGAATCGAATTGGTTAAAATCATGACCATTATTACTGCCATTTTGCTGGCTGTTGTTTTGCTGGATATGAAAATTCGCCCTTCTGTTGAAACTATGGCAGCATATCAGGCGCGTTTGTTTGCAATACGGTCTATTAACGATGCGGTTGCCGAAGAGTTGGCATCGAAAAATATTACTTATGATTCTTTAATCAAGCTTAGTACCACTGCGGGAGGTACCGTAACAGCCATTGAAACCGATATGCTCTCACTCAACCGCTTAAAAGTAGGGATTACCGATGCAGTTGTACATAAATTAAACGCGTTAGAAACAGCCAATCTCAAAATCCCTTTAGGTACACTGTTTGGGGGGCAGATTTTTTCAGGACGCGGTCCATCTATAAATTTTCGCATTTTGAATGCAGGGTACGTACAGAGCGATATTATGAACCAATTCGATTCAGCCGGGATTAATCAAACACGCCATCAAATTATGCTTAAAATCACAATCCATATTACCGCATTGCTGCCGGGCTACAGCGCAAATACAGAAGTAACCACCAATGTAACTCTTGCCGAAACCATTATTGTCGGCGTTGTGCCCGATGCATTTACTAAGGTTACCGGTGATGAAGGCAGTACCATTTCAAAATTAAACGACTATCGTGCAGATAAAGCTGCGGAATAA
- the ligA gene encoding NAD-dependent DNA ligase LigA, translating into MDLQEAKKRVDELTATLEYHSNRYYVLDDPEIEDYEYDKLLHELIDIEEKYPELHQPNSPTSRVGGKALGQFESVVHEVQMGSLQDVFSEQDLRTFDTRVRESIPNPVYVVEPKIDGLSVSLEYRDGVFVRGSTRGDGLIGEDVTANLRTIRTIPLKLAEPLPFIEVRGEVFMPHKSFEDVVKAQELNDEKPFKNPRNAAAGSLRQKNPKITATRKLDIFVFNLQQIQGKEITSHSESLDYMKSLGFRVSPSYKKYENIDDVIAEINRIGENRNGFGFDIDGAVVKVDNFTHREKLGATAKYPRWAVAFKYPPEEKTTKLLKIEINVGRTGVLTPTAVFEPITLAGTTVSRATLHNQDYINDKGISVGDIVLVRKAGEIIPEVLCVVEHAGDQPVYQIPSVCPACGSHTVREIDMVAVVCVNPDCPAQLLRNLIHFASRDAMDIDGLGPAIVELLVNEGIVKSAADLYDLTVTDVASLERMGKKSANNLISAIEKSKSNDLSKLIFALGIKNIGQKAAKQLAQRFGSMESLATAKEDEISSIDGMGAVMAQYVCEFFAQPQSEHLLERLKTAGVNMQAKKSEMGEKLAGLTFVLTGTLPSMTRDEASQIIESLGGKTSSSVSKKTSYVLAGEDAGSKLTKAQALGIAVLTEDEFKQLIN; encoded by the coding sequence ATGGACTTGCAAGAAGCAAAAAAACGTGTGGATGAATTAACTGCCACACTGGAATATCACAGTAATCGCTACTATGTATTGGATGACCCTGAAATTGAGGACTATGAATACGATAAGCTGCTGCATGAGCTGATTGATATTGAAGAAAAATACCCTGAACTTCATCAGCCAAACTCACCCACCTCTCGTGTTGGCGGCAAAGCGTTAGGGCAATTTGAAAGTGTTGTGCACGAAGTGCAGATGGGCAGCTTGCAAGATGTGTTCAGCGAGCAGGATTTGCGCACTTTTGATACACGTGTAAGGGAGAGCATTCCCAACCCTGTTTATGTGGTAGAGCCTAAGATTGACGGACTTTCGGTTTCGCTGGAGTATCGCGACGGTGTTTTTGTACGTGGCTCTACAAGGGGGGACGGCCTCATCGGCGAGGACGTAACCGCAAACCTGCGCACCATTCGCACTATACCGCTTAAACTGGCAGAACCGCTGCCTTTTATCGAGGTGCGCGGTGAGGTTTTTATGCCTCATAAAAGCTTTGAGGATGTAGTGAAAGCACAGGAACTAAACGACGAAAAGCCTTTTAAAAATCCGCGCAACGCCGCAGCAGGCAGTTTGCGTCAGAAAAACCCAAAAATTACCGCAACCCGTAAATTGGATATTTTTGTTTTTAATCTGCAGCAAATTCAGGGTAAAGAAATCACTTCACACAGCGAGAGCCTTGACTACATGAAAAGCCTTGGCTTTCGTGTATCGCCGTCCTATAAAAAATACGAAAATATCGACGATGTCATTGCTGAAATCAACCGCATAGGTGAAAATCGCAATGGTTTTGGTTTTGATATCGATGGTGCCGTTGTAAAGGTGGACAACTTTACCCATCGCGAAAAGCTGGGCGCAACGGCAAAATATCCGCGTTGGGCGGTAGCATTTAAATATCCGCCCGAAGAAAAAACTACAAAATTGCTTAAAATTGAAATTAACGTAGGCAGAACCGGCGTTCTTACCCCTACCGCTGTATTCGAACCCATTACACTGGCAGGCACCACAGTAAGCCGGGCAACACTGCATAATCAAGATTACATCAACGACAAAGGCATATCTGTAGGGGATATTGTGTTGGTTCGCAAAGCGGGGGAGATTATTCCCGAAGTGTTGTGTGTTGTGGAGCATGCAGGTGACCAGCCTGTGTATCAAATCCCATCGGTTTGCCCTGCCTGCGGTTCTCATACAGTTCGCGAAATCGATATGGTAGCGGTTGTTTGCGTTAACCCCGATTGCCCTGCACAGCTTCTTCGCAACCTCATCCATTTTGCATCGCGTGATGCTATGGATATTGACGGGCTCGGTCCTGCGATTGTGGAGTTACTGGTAAACGAAGGCATAGTAAAATCTGCAGCTGACCTTTATGACTTAACCGTAACCGATGTGGCATCACTTGAACGTATGGGTAAAAAGAGTGCAAACAACCTCATTTCGGCTATCGAAAAATCAAAATCTAACGACTTGAGCAAGCTTATTTTCGCTTTGGGCATTAAAAATATCGGACAAAAAGCGGCAAAACAGCTTGCACAGCGTTTTGGCAGTATGGAAAGCCTTGCAACTGCGAAAGAAGATGAAATCTCTTCTATCGACGGTATGGGTGCGGTTATGGCACAGTATGTGTGCGAATTTTTTGCACAACCGCAATCAGAACACTTGTTGGAACGGCTGAAAACGGCGGGCGTAAATATGCAAGCTAAAAAAAGCGAGATGGGCGAAAAACTGGCTGGTCTCACTTTTGTGCTCACCGGCACGTTGCCTTCCATGACGCGCGATGAAGCTTCTCAAATTATAGAAAGCCTTGGCGGCAAAACATCATCATCGGTATCAAAAAAAACCAGCTATGTACTTGCAGGTGAAGATGCAGGTAGTAAACTGACAAAAGCGCAGGCGCTGGGTATTGCCGTATTAACCGAGGATGAATTTAAACAGCTTATAAATTAA
- the gatC gene encoding Asp-tRNA(Asn)/Glu-tRNA(Gln) amidotransferase subunit GatC, translated as MKIDIMHIAKLARLKISEDEVAKFEGEMQDIIQMVEKIPELHDDYQDVDPSHPMELRKDEIRPSVKREELLSNAPLVQAGCVVVPKTVE; from the coding sequence ATGAAAATTGACATTATGCATATTGCTAAGCTTGCAAGGCTGAAAATCAGCGAGGATGAAGTTGCAAAATTTGAAGGTGAGATGCAGGATATTATTCAAATGGTAGAAAAAATACCTGAACTGCACGATGATTACCAAGACGTTGACCCTTCACACCCCATGGAATTGCGAAAAGACGAAATCCGTCCCTCTGTTAAGCGTGAGGAACTGCTCAGCAATGCACCGCTTGTTCAGGCAGGCTGTGTAGTTGTACCAAAGACTGTTGAATAG
- the gatA gene encoding Asp-tRNA(Asn)/Glu-tRNA(Gln) amidotransferase subunit GatA, whose amino-acid sequence MELYSKTATELAKMLREKQCSAVEITNSVFDRIDAVEDKVKAYITTEKASALAKAAEVDAKLASGEALFALAGIPVAVKDNICTKGVKTTCASKILGNFVPPYDATVIEKLKANDFVLAGKANLDEFAMGGSCENSAFMKTANPHDLSCVPGGSSGGSAASVAAGEAILSLGSDTGGSIRQPAAFCGLVGLKPTYGSVSRYGLVAFASSLDQIGPIGRSVEDVATLYSAICGKDKMDATSAVLSQHDFTKGLNGDVHGLRIGVPKEYFGDGVDENVKVAVYKAIDELKNAGAVVKEVSLASTDYAISAYYIISSAEASSNLARFDGVKYGYRAEGYTGLTDMYEKTRSEGFGNEVKRRIMLGTFVLSSGYYDAYYKRAKRLQQRIMAEYDAAFKECDVIITPTTPSTAYKIGERVGDILKMYAGDLCTVTVNIAGLPAMSIPCGSNEKGHPIGMQLIGPKFSEQLLFKAARFYENIYGGFNTIPTL is encoded by the coding sequence ATGGAGCTTTATAGCAAAACCGCAACCGAGCTTGCAAAAATGCTGCGAGAAAAGCAATGCAGTGCGGTTGAGATTACCAACTCTGTATTTGACAGAATTGATGCTGTCGAAGACAAGGTTAAGGCATACATTACAACAGAAAAAGCCTCTGCACTTGCAAAAGCTGCCGAGGTAGATGCAAAACTTGCATCCGGCGAAGCGTTGTTTGCACTTGCAGGTATCCCTGTAGCTGTTAAAGATAATATCTGTACCAAGGGTGTAAAAACCACCTGTGCATCTAAAATTCTTGGCAACTTTGTACCGCCTTATGATGCAACGGTTATTGAAAAACTAAAAGCCAACGATTTTGTGTTGGCGGGCAAAGCAAACCTCGATGAGTTTGCCATGGGCGGCTCATGCGAAAATTCTGCATTTATGAAAACCGCCAACCCCCACGACCTTTCATGCGTACCCGGCGGTTCTTCGGGTGGTTCTGCGGCAAGTGTTGCGGCAGGTGAGGCAATTTTGTCTCTAGGCTCGGATACCGGCGGTTCTATCCGTCAGCCGGCTGCATTTTGCGGTTTGGTTGGCTTAAAACCGACCTATGGTTCTGTTTCACGCTACGGTTTGGTGGCGTTTGCATCTTCACTTGACCAAATCGGTCCCATCGGCCGTTCGGTAGAAGATGTTGCAACCCTTTACAGTGCCATCTGCGGCAAAGACAAAATGGATGCAACTTCAGCGGTTCTTTCGCAGCACGATTTTACCAAAGGGCTGAACGGAGATGTTCACGGTCTGCGAATCGGCGTACCAAAAGAATATTTTGGTGATGGTGTAGATGAAAATGTAAAAGTTGCAGTATACAAAGCAATCGATGAGCTAAAAAACGCAGGTGCAGTTGTAAAAGAAGTATCTCTTGCATCTACCGATTATGCAATTTCTGCTTATTACATCATTTCTTCCGCAGAAGCATCTTCCAACCTAGCACGTTTTGACGGTGTCAAATACGGTTACCGTGCCGAAGGTTATACGGGCCTTACCGATATGTACGAAAAAACACGCAGCGAGGGCTTTGGCAATGAGGTAAAACGCCGCATTATGCTTGGTACCTTTGTGCTCAGTTCCGGCTACTACGATGCATACTACAAACGTGCAAAACGTTTACAGCAGCGTATTATGGCAGAGTATGATGCTGCGTTTAAAGAGTGTGATGTCATTATTACCCCCACAACTCCTTCTACAGCTTATAAAATCGGCGAACGCGTGGGTGATATTTTAAAGATGTACGCGGGTGACTTATGCACGGTAACAGTCAACATTGCAGGTCTTCCTGCCATGTCTATTCCGTGCGGCAGCAACGAAAAAGGTCATCCCATCGGTATGCAGCTTATCGGCCCCAAATTCTCAGAACAACTGCTCTTTAAAGCCGCACGTTTTTATGAGAATATCTATGGTGGTTTTAACACCATACCTACACTGTAA
- the gatB gene encoding Asp-tRNA(Asn)/Glu-tRNA(Gln) amidotransferase subunit GatB codes for MDYEIIVGLEVHAELSTKTKIYCSCKNEFGSEVNSNCCPICTGMPGTLPTLNEKVVEYAVKMGHATNCAINRICKQDRKNYFYPDLPKAYQISQFDIPLCENGYLDVIVDESGATKRIGITRIHIEEDAGKLIHDDTFAGSLVDFNRCGVPLIEIVSEPDIRSSAEAKAYLDTIKSILQYIDVSDCKMQEGSIRCDVNVSVRPIGQTEFGTRVEMKNVNSFSGAVRAIEYESKRQIKLLENGGTVTQETRRWDDPNGRNVLLRSKEDAHDYRYFPEPDLLTIVLEQEYIDKLKAELPELPNKKVKRYMQQYNLPHFDSNLLVENIHIDRFFEECIELGVSQLKPISNWLLGDVTRILKEKNIEITETSLTPKKLTDMVILIDKGTISNTAGKTVLEEIMFSDKLPEDVVKEKGLAQVSDTAVLEKLANDIIDANPKTVDDYKGGKTNVIGFLVGQCMRQSKGQGNPAILKDIIVKIIESK; via the coding sequence ATGGATTATGAAATTATTGTTGGTCTGGAAGTTCATGCCGAACTATCCACCAAAACAAAAATATATTGTAGCTGTAAAAACGAGTTTGGCAGCGAAGTCAACTCCAATTGCTGCCCTATCTGTACCGGAATGCCCGGCACACTACCTACTCTCAACGAAAAGGTAGTAGAGTATGCTGTTAAAATGGGGCATGCCACTAATTGCGCTATCAACCGTATCTGCAAGCAAGACCGTAAAAACTATTTTTACCCCGACTTGCCCAAAGCGTATCAAATTTCGCAGTTTGATATTCCTTTGTGCGAAAATGGTTATCTCGACGTAATTGTGGATGAATCCGGTGCTACAAAGCGTATTGGTATTACCCGTATCCATATTGAAGAGGACGCAGGCAAGCTGATACATGACGATACCTTTGCGGGCAGCTTGGTTGACTTTAACCGTTGCGGAGTTCCGCTTATCGAAATTGTTTCAGAGCCCGATATCCGCAGCTCTGCTGAGGCAAAGGCTTACTTAGATACCATTAAGTCCATCCTGCAATACATCGATGTTTCCGACTGTAAAATGCAGGAGGGTTCTATTCGTTGTGACGTCAACGTTTCTGTTCGCCCTATAGGGCAAACAGAGTTTGGCACACGAGTTGAAATGAAAAACGTCAACTCTTTTTCGGGTGCTGTACGTGCAATTGAATATGAATCAAAGCGTCAGATTAAGCTGCTCGAAAACGGGGGTACGGTTACGCAAGAAACCCGCCGTTGGGATGACCCGAACGGACGCAACGTGCTTCTCCGCAGCAAAGAGGATGCGCACGACTATCGTTACTTCCCTGAACCGGATTTGCTCACCATTGTGCTGGAGCAGGAATATATCGATAAATTAAAAGCAGAACTGCCCGAGCTGCCGAATAAAAAAGTTAAACGCTATATGCAGCAATATAACTTGCCGCACTTCGATTCTAATCTGCTTGTCGAAAACATTCATATCGACCGCTTTTTTGAAGAATGCATTGAACTTGGTGTAAGCCAACTCAAACCAATATCCAACTGGCTGCTTGGTGATGTTACACGTATTTTAAAAGAGAAAAACATTGAAATTACTGAAACCAGCCTTACCCCCAAAAAGCTTACCGATATGGTCATTTTAATTGATAAAGGTACTATCTCAAACACCGCTGGCAAAACCGTACTTGAAGAGATTATGTTTTCAGATAAACTGCCTGAAGATGTTGTAAAAGAAAAAGGTCTTGCACAAGTTTCGGATACTGCGGTTCTTGAGAAGCTGGCAAACGATATTATTGATGCTAACCCCAAGACGGTTGATGATTACAAAGGTGGAAAAACCAATGTTATCGGGTTCTTGGTGGGGCAATGTATGCGTCAGTCGAAAGGGCAGGGTAACCCCGCTATTCTTAAAGATATTATAGTAAAGATTATTGAATCAAAATAG
- a CDS encoding ATPase, T2SS/T4P/T4SS family, with translation MGMDESVQRFEMLCKIFPDRIQRMLLVLDDSVQRSAQEIRLRVNRPIHICIGAENLFITPKGKVTKQLQPDCVAITADELREVFRAVCGYSVHSHQAEIAQGFVAFAGGHRVGLCGTAVINDGAIEGMRDVSSLNIRIAKQVFGCAAEVLKYTDYGCKGILLAGPPSSGKTTILRDLARQLSSGVACPVKKVSLIDERAEFAAMWQGIPQNDVGITTDILSGYNKRDGILMAVRTLSPDIIICDEIGREADIDALKTGATCGVKLIASVHASSMEEVLSKPFVKELAFLGAFKTVVLLEGRSDVGKVKQVLCLEDYYDKDNRLSSDYSLQLDDRDDHVISAEKTSDSAGECDQLDEPAGERP, from the coding sequence ATGGGAATGGATGAATCTGTTCAGCGCTTTGAAATGTTGTGTAAAATCTTCCCTGATCGCATTCAAAGAATGCTGCTTGTTCTTGATGATTCTGTTCAGCGTTCTGCTCAAGAGATTCGTCTACGTGTAAATCGTCCGATTCATATTTGTATTGGTGCTGAAAACTTGTTTATTACCCCAAAAGGTAAAGTAACAAAGCAACTGCAACCTGATTGTGTTGCCATTACTGCGGACGAGCTGCGAGAGGTTTTTCGAGCAGTGTGCGGATACTCGGTGCATAGCCATCAAGCTGAAATTGCGCAAGGCTTTGTTGCATTTGCAGGCGGTCATCGTGTTGGATTATGCGGCACAGCTGTCATCAATGATGGTGCAATAGAAGGAATGCGAGATGTTTCATCGCTTAACATCCGAATAGCAAAGCAAGTATTCGGTTGTGCCGCTGAAGTGCTGAAGTATACCGATTATGGCTGTAAAGGTATTTTGCTTGCAGGCCCTCCCAGTTCAGGAAAAACAACAATATTGCGTGATTTAGCTCGTCAATTGTCCAGCGGTGTTGCTTGCCCTGTAAAAAAGGTATCATTGATTGATGAAAGGGCTGAGTTTGCTGCAATGTGGCAGGGCATACCGCAAAATGATGTTGGCATAACAACCGATATTCTCAGTGGTTATAATAAACGTGACGGTATTTTAATGGCGGTGCGGACACTGTCACCGGATATTATTATTTGTGATGAAATTGGCAGAGAAGCTGATATTGATGCATTGAAAACGGGTGCGACCTGCGGAGTAAAGCTGATTGCTTCCGTACATGCATCGTCTATGGAAGAAGTATTAAGCAAACCTTTTGTAAAAGAACTTGCTTTTTTAGGTGCATTTAAAACCGTTGTTTTGCTTGAGGGCAGAAGTGATGTCGGTAAGGTGAAACAGGTTTTGTGCTTGGAGGATTATTATGATAAGGATAACAGGTTATCTTCTGATTATAGCTTGCAGCTCGATGATAGGGATGACCATGTCATCAGCGCTGAAAAAACGAGTGATTCAGCTGGAGAATGCGATCAGCTTGATGAGCCTGCTGGCGAGCGACCTTAA
- a CDS encoding stage III sporulation protein AB: MSSALKKRVIQLENAISLMSLLASDLKYTMSPMEDVVLRLGSLSDTLPFVKVCAEHCKKGVAFPKAWRQAVTETPMGLGEEDLRILYHLGSVLGAVDLEGSLSEIDYARFVLNQRYEEAKARQKQLGGLYRTLGALAGIGIVIATF, translated from the coding sequence ATGTCATCAGCGCTGAAAAAACGAGTGATTCAGCTGGAGAATGCGATCAGCTTGATGAGCCTGCTGGCGAGCGACCTTAAATACACGATGTCTCCTATGGAAGATGTAGTATTAAGGTTAGGCTCCCTTTCGGATACATTGCCCTTTGTTAAAGTCTGTGCGGAGCATTGTAAAAAAGGGGTTGCCTTCCCCAAGGCTTGGAGACAAGCTGTAACCGAAACACCCATGGGTTTGGGTGAGGAGGATTTGAGAATTCTTTATCATCTCGGTTCGGTGCTTGGCGCAGTCGATTTAGAAGGCTCTCTCAGCGAAATAGATTATGCGCGGTTTGTGCTGAATCAGCGGTACGAAGAAGCTAAGGCTCGTCAAAAACAACTGGGGGGGTTATATCGCACCCTTGGCGCACTTGCAGGTATTGGGATTGTTATCGCCACCTTCTAA
- the spoIIIAC gene encoding stage III sporulation protein AC has product MDVDLIFKVAAIGIIVAVLNQVLIRSGREEQAMLTTLAGLIVVLMIIINEISFLFDTAKSVFGF; this is encoded by the coding sequence GTGGATGTAGATTTGATTTTTAAGGTTGCAGCCATCGGAATTATTGTAGCGGTGCTGAATCAGGTGCTCATTCGGTCCGGCAGAGAAGAACAGGCGATGCTTACAACACTCGCAGGCCTTATTGTAGTGCTTATGATCATCATTAATGAAATTAGTTTTTTGTTTGATACCGCTAAATCGGTATTTGGCTTTTAA
- a CDS encoding SpoIIIAC/SpoIIIAD family protein, which yields MDIITIVGVGIIGAALAVLFKQYKPEYSLAVSLIVGVIIFAVVADSLTPVLDQLNLLLDNTQMPREYIEILIKSLGICFITQIACDTCKDAGQGAISSKLEIAGKLAILLISLPLFQALLSIVTTLLTV from the coding sequence ATGGATATAATCACAATTGTTGGTGTGGGTATTATCGGTGCGGCACTGGCAGTATTGTTTAAACAGTACAAGCCGGAATACAGCTTGGCTGTGTCGCTTATCGTGGGTGTTATAATTTTTGCGGTTGTCGCCGACAGTCTCACTCCGGTACTTGATCAATTAAACCTGCTTTTAGACAATACTCAAATGCCACGTGAATACATAGAAATACTAATTAAATCTTTGGGTATTTGCTTTATAACTCAAATTGCCTGCGATACCTGCAAAGATGCGGGACAGGGTGCAATTTCATCAAAACTCGAAATTGCAGGCAAATTGGCTATTCTGCTGATTAGTTTGCCGCTGTTTCAGGCACTGCTTTCTATCGTTACCACTCTTTTAACGGTTTAG
- a CDS encoding stage III sporulation protein AE codes for MIRRFFCMLLAFVLLIIPCYAVDTNLPDDQLQEQFESSGANELYDKTPDEAKEILDNLGVDKIDYKTLLTLSPTDFFKALWQILLTQLRKPLVILASITGVAVLCSLVEGLNVSIGQRSLDTVFNVVAILCICTAVVNPIVECIRSAAAAIQSCADFILSFIPVFVSLVAVGGQPVSATTYNTFLLLTSEVISKITANQLVPLVTIYLAFCIVGALTPSMNLSGAASTAKSIVTWALGLLVTVFVGLLGIQSLVASGADTVAMKTGKFLIGSFVPVVGKALSDALTTAQSCVKLLKTTVGAYAVAVASLTFLPSLLQTIVWYFAVNLGSTVSDVLGAQQIGKVLKACATALSLLLAIIAFVALLFIISTTIMLVVGMNI; via the coding sequence ATGATAAGACGTTTTTTTTGCATGTTGCTTGCATTTGTGTTATTAATCATACCTTGTTATGCGGTAGATACCAACTTACCGGACGACCAGTTGCAAGAGCAGTTTGAATCGAGCGGTGCAAACGAGCTCTATGATAAAACTCCCGATGAAGCAAAAGAAATATTGGATAACCTTGGTGTGGATAAAATTGATTACAAAACCCTGCTTACACTTTCCCCCACAGACTTTTTCAAGGCTCTGTGGCAAATACTGCTCACACAATTGCGCAAACCGTTGGTTATACTTGCTTCCATAACCGGTGTGGCAGTGCTGTGCTCGCTAGTAGAAGGGCTAAATGTCAGTATTGGGCAACGGAGTCTTGATACGGTGTTTAACGTAGTTGCAATTTTATGCATATGCACAGCCGTGGTAAACCCTATTGTAGAATGTATTCGCTCGGCAGCTGCTGCTATTCAAAGCTGTGCCGATTTTATCCTTTCGTTTATTCCTGTATTTGTCAGCTTAGTTGCAGTAGGCGGTCAACCTGTATCTGCAACCACATACAATACCTTTTTGCTTTTGACATCTGAGGTCATTTCTAAAATTACAGCAAATCAGCTGGTGCCGCTTGTAACCATTTATCTTGCTTTTTGTATAGTTGGTGCCCTTACTCCGTCAATGAACCTATCAGGTGCGGCAAGCACAGCAAAATCTATTGTAACCTGGGCGCTGGGGCTTTTGGTAACTGTTTTTGTAGGTTTACTTGGTATCCAAAGTCTTGTTGCATCCGGTGCCGATACCGTAGCAATGAAAACAGGCAAATTTCTAATCGGCAGTTTTGTCCCTGTAGTTGGTAAAGCTTTGTCAGATGCACTTACCACCGCACAAAGCTGTGTAAAACTGCTAAAAACTACAGTAGGAGCATATGCTGTTGCAGTGGCTTCTCTTACATTTCTACCGTCTTTGCTGCAAACAATTGTCTGGTATTTTGCGGTAAACCTTGGCTCGACGGTAAGCGATGTATTAGGGGCACAGCAAATAGGTAAAGTTCTAAAAGCATGTGCAACCGCGCTGAGTTTGCTGCTTGCAATTATTGCGTTTGTTGCATTGTTGTTTATTATTTCAACAACGATTATGCTTGTGGTCGGTATGAATATATAA
- a CDS encoding stage III sporulation protein AF, producing MEAIKGWALAVCVAAVAGSIAHLASPSGSTQKIYKITISLFFLCCILSPIITGALSGDFQIDSSMQPQTEYRTDSLQNTMEKQVEENFIASVKNITAEELNTIDVQPQEILINVNTNEESGIFITEIILSLDAKDQNKQAEIESRITQKLGQKPVMQFRQEVQAQDGTKSSDG from the coding sequence ATGGAGGCCATTAAAGGATGGGCGCTTGCTGTGTGTGTAGCAGCTGTGGCGGGCAGTATTGCACATCTCGCATCGCCGAGCGGGTCAACGCAGAAAATATATAAAATTACAATCAGTCTGTTTTTTCTTTGCTGCATACTTTCTCCCATAATTACCGGCGCATTGAGCGGAGATTTCCAAATCGACTCGAGTATGCAGCCGCAAACGGAATATCGCACAGATTCTTTGCAAAATACAATGGAAAAGCAAGTCGAAGAAAACTTTATTGCCTCTGTAAAGAATATTACGGCAGAAGAACTTAATACAATTGATGTACAACCGCAAGAAATTTTAATAAACGTTAATACAAACGAGGAAAGCGGCATATTTATTACAGAGATCATCCTTTCGCTTGACGCGAAAGATCAAAATAAACAAGCTGAAATTGAAAGCAGGATAACACAAAAGCTCGGACAAAAGCCGGTTATGCAGTTCCGGCAGGAGGTGCAAGCACAAGATGGAACAAAGTCAAGCGATGGCTAA
- a CDS encoding stage III sporulation protein AG translates to MEQSQAMANIKEKIKTLLYSEGKVKIIVLLGLCGIALILLSELLPKQSKKQEPQPQVSQTNAAYASQLEDKIYALVTSIDGVGKARVLVTLESGVEYVYANAEKKITDVTQDYSENGVKKLHEKDNSENSYILVDNGNGKEALIKTQIEPKVKGVVVVCEGAESIEVEERIINAVKTALDLSSTQVCITKMAAEK, encoded by the coding sequence ATGGAACAAAGTCAAGCGATGGCTAATATTAAAGAAAAAATAAAGACGCTGCTTTACAGCGAAGGCAAAGTGAAAATTATTGTACTGCTCGGTCTTTGCGGGATAGCACTTATTTTGCTCTCGGAACTGTTGCCGAAGCAGAGTAAAAAACAAGAGCCGCAACCCCAAGTAAGCCAAACAAATGCGGCCTATGCATCACAGCTTGAAGATAAAATATACGCTCTTGTTACAAGCATTGATGGTGTAGGCAAGGCAAGAGTTCTGGTCACTTTAGAAAGCGGCGTGGAGTATGTCTATGCAAATGCAGAAAAGAAGATTACCGATGTCACACAGGATTATTCAGAAAATGGCGTAAAAAAACTCCATGAGAAAGATAACAGTGAAAACAGCTATATCCTGGTTGACAACGGAAACGGTAAGGAGGCGCTGATAAAAACTCAGATTGAACCAAAGGTCAAGGGCGTTGTGGTGGTCTGCGAGGGCGCGGAAAGTATTGAGGTGGAAGAACGAATTATTAATGCAGTAAAAACTGCGCTCGATCTTTCATCTACGCAAGTATGCATCACTAAGATGGCAGCTGAAAAATAA